One genomic window of Camelina sativa cultivar DH55 chromosome 5, Cs, whole genome shotgun sequence includes the following:
- the LOC104787320 gene encoding uncharacterized protein LOC104787320, which yields MLAFLPLQWDPSFDIFIISNNEQTQKIIRSKKEPMASATFSFCPLSQSHSHFHSSLIKPTPFLRYGKKLHHHIFITISYPTHHHPRYLAVSRDDAATPLPSSDQTQETETKEVEDTIEKRRMEEKFAVLNTGIYECRSCGYKYDESAGDPSYPIPPGFQFDKLPEDWRCPTCGAAQSFFESKMVEIAGFAQNQQYGLGGNALTGGQKTGLIFGSLLLFFMLFLSGYFIQ from the coding sequence ATGCTAGCCTTTCTCCCTCTCCAATGGGATCCATCTTTCGACATTTTCATCATCTCTAACAAtgaacaaacccaaaaaattataagaagTAAAAAGGAACCAATGGCGAGTGCTACCTTCTCCTTCTGCCCTCTCTCCCAATCTCATTCCCATTTCCATTCTTCTCTCATAAAACCGACGCCGTTTCTCAGATATGGCAAGAAACTACACCATCAcatcttcatcaccatctcTTATCCAACTCACCATCACCCTCGTTACTTAGCCGTTTCCAGAGACGATGCCGCGACGCCTCTTCCTTCTTCCGACCAAACCCAAGAAACAGAGACCAAAGAAGTCGAAGACACCATAGAGAAACGAAGGATGGAGGAGAAGTTTGCTGTTCTAAACACTGGCATCTACGAGTGTAGATCATGTGGGTACAAGTACGATGAATCAGCGGGTGACCCGTCGTACCCGATCCCACCGGGTTTTCAGTTTGATAAGTTGCCTGAAGATTGGAGATGTCCAACGTGTGGAGCTGCCCAGAGTTTCTTTGAGAGCAAAATGGTTGAGATTGCTGGTTTTGCTCAGAATCAGCAATATGGACTTGGTGGCAATGCTCTTACTGGTGGTCAGAAGACTGGTTTAATCTTTGGCTCTCTTTTACTCTTCTTTATGCTTTTTTTGAGCGGCTATTTCATccaatga
- the LOC104787321 gene encoding serine/threonine-protein kinase Nek1-like has protein sequence MEQYEILEQIGKGSFGSALLVRHKHEKKKYVLKKIRLARQTQRTRRSAHQEMELISKMRHPFVVEYKDSWVEKACYVCIVIGYCEGGDMAEAIKKANGVHFQEETLCKWLVQLLMALEYLHTNHILHRDVKCFNIFLTKEKDIRLGDFGLAKILTSDNLTSSVVGTPSYMCPELLADIPYGSKSDIWSLGCCIYEMAYLKPAFKAFDMQALINKINKTIVSPLPAKYSGSFRGLVKSMLRKNPEVRPSASDLLRHPHLQPYVLDVKLRLNNLRRKTLPPQLPNSKGIMKKAHFSEPAVTCPAFGERRHSSLLNDRALNPEAEEDTVSSIKCISRRVSDLSIESSSKGTVIYKQVSSSAYNVSKYPLAKTSAASRRTMETGRRFEHLHPVSGGTTSKLVSLSRRTSLPFTKRATTQEAAAYNPTVGILQKVKSPEYSINEPQVDKIGIFPLAPYEQDIFWKTSSKSSSVSDRSITKDKCTVETCKSGSDNITRWQGIQHNMLEYISDGSSSSDQNATAGASSQTTSSNTRRCRFDPSSYRQRADALEGLLEFSARLLQEGRYDELNVLLKPFGPGKVSPRETAIWIAKSLKENQDKAKTADLKCNREIPPVGLP, from the exons ATGGAACAGTATGAGATTCTTGAGCAAATAGGAAAAGGATCTTTCGGGTCAGCTCTTCTAGTGAGACATAAGCATGAGAAGAAAAA ATATGTATTGAAAAAGATCCGTCTTGCCCGGCAAACTCAAAGGACCAGACGATCTGCACATCAAGAG ATGGAGCTCATCTCCAAAATGCGTCATCCATTTGTTGTGGAATACAAAGATTCTTGGGTGGAAAAG GCTTGCTATGTGTGCATCGTCATAGGTTATTGTGAAGGAGGGGACAt GGCAGAAGCCATCAAGAAAGCCAATGGCGTGCATTTTCAGGAAGAG ACACTGTGCAAGTGGCTTGTTCAGCTTCTGATGGCCCTTGAGTACTTACACACGAACCATATTCTTCATCGTGATGTCAAG TGTTTTAACATATTCTTGACCAAGGAGAAAGATATACGCCTTG GTGATTTTGGGTTAGCCAAGATTCTAACATCCGATAATCTCACTTCCTCC GTTGTCGGGACTCCCAGCTATATGTGCCCTGAGCTTCTAGCTGATATACCTTATGGTTCTAAATCTGACATTTGGTCTTTAG GATGCTGTATATATGAGATGGCTTATCTTAAGCCGGCATTTAAAGCATTT GATATGCAAGCACTGATTAATAAGATAAACAAGACAATTGTATCTCCGCTCCCCGCAAAATATTCTGGTTCAtt CCGAGGTCTTGTCAAAAGCATGCTGCGAAAAAACCCAGAAGTTAGGCCATCT GCCTCAGATTTACTTAGACATCCACATCTTCAACCTTACGTTCTAGATGTCAAGCTCAGGCTCAATAACCTGAGACGCAAAACATTACCGCCTCAGTTGCCAAATTCTAAGGGGATTATGAAGAAAGCTCATTTTTCTGAACCCGCTGTCACTTGTCCGGCCTTTGGGGAGAGACGACATAGTTCTCTCTTGAATGATAGAGCTTTGAATCCGGAAGCTGAAGAAGACACTGTATCTTCTATCAAATGTATAAGTCGCAGGGTTTCAGATTTATCAATTGAGAGCAGCAGTAAAGGAACAGTGATATATAAGCAAGTTTCTTCAAGTGCATATAATGTCTCGAAGTATCCTCTTGCAAAAACTTCAGCGGCATCCAGAAGAACCATGGAAACAGGAAGGAGATTCGAACACTTG CATCCAGTTTCAGGCGGTACTACCAGCAAGTTAGTTTCTTTGTCTCGCCGGACTTCTCTACCATTCACGAAAAGGGCTACAACCCAAGAAGCTGCAGCATACAATCCAACAGTTGGGATCTTGCAGAAAGTGAAGTCTCCAGAATATTCCATTAATGAGCCACAAGTTGATAAGATTGGTATTTTTCCGTTAGCTCCATATGAACAGGACATCTTCTGGAAAACATCGTCCAAAAGCTCATCTGTCTCAGACCGCTCTATAACAAAAGACAAATGCACAGTTGAAACGTGTAAATCAGGATCTGATAATATCACAAGGTGGCAGGGTATCCAACACAACATGTTAGAATACATAAGCGACGGGTCATCATCATCTGATCAGAATGCAACTGCGGGTGCATCAAGCCAGACCACATCATCTAACACAAGAAGATGTCGATTTGACCCATCGTCGTATCGTCAACGAGCTGATGCTTTGGAGGGGTTGCTCGAGTTTAGTGCCAGATTGTTACAAGAAGGGAGATATGATGAACTCAACGTGTTGCTTAAGCCTTTTGGCCCAGGTAAGGTGTCTCCCAGAGAAACCGCTATATGGATCGCAAAGAGCTTGAAGGAGAATCAAGACAAGGCAAAAACGGCAGATCTAAAATGTAATAGAGAGATACCACCTGTGGGTCTCCCCTGA